One Halioglobus japonicus DNA segment encodes these proteins:
- the argC gene encoding N-acetyl-gamma-glutamyl-phosphate reductase — translation MVKVGIVGGTGYTGVELLRLLATHPQAEVVAITSRAESGRRVDDLYPNLRGHYDLAFSEPDVATLAACDVVFFATPHNVAMNMVPELLAAGARIVDLSADYRIRDAELWSQWYGEPHASPNILRQAVYGLPEVNRQAIAGAQLVACPGCYPTSVQLGLIPLLAKGLVDPARLIASSASGVSGAGRQGKVDNIFPEVADSFKAYGVAGHRHLPEIEQGLGDVAGSAVQLTFVPHLLPMIRGIHSTLFATLHEPGTDLQALYEEWYADEPFVDVLPQGMFPQTRTVKGANRCQIGLQVPQDRDTVVVMATIDNLVKGASGQAIQNMNIMLGLPEIMGLEQVGLLP, via the coding sequence ATGGTCAAGGTTGGCATTGTAGGTGGTACCGGTTATACCGGTGTGGAACTGTTGCGCCTGTTGGCGACGCACCCGCAGGCGGAGGTGGTGGCGATCACCTCGCGCGCCGAGAGTGGCCGCCGTGTGGACGACCTGTACCCCAATCTGCGCGGCCATTACGATCTGGCGTTTTCCGAGCCGGATGTCGCTACGCTGGCGGCCTGTGACGTCGTGTTTTTTGCGACCCCGCATAACGTTGCCATGAACATGGTGCCGGAACTGCTCGCCGCCGGTGCCCGCATTGTCGACCTGTCTGCTGACTATCGCATCCGCGATGCTGAGCTGTGGTCGCAGTGGTATGGCGAGCCCCATGCCAGCCCCAATATCCTGCGCCAGGCGGTGTACGGCCTGCCTGAGGTGAACCGCCAGGCTATTGCCGGCGCGCAGTTGGTGGCCTGTCCCGGCTGCTACCCCACTTCTGTGCAGCTGGGATTGATTCCGCTGCTGGCCAAAGGGCTGGTGGACCCAGCACGACTGATCGCCAGCTCCGCCTCCGGGGTCAGCGGTGCGGGGCGTCAGGGCAAAGTCGACAATATTTTCCCGGAAGTGGCCGACAGCTTTAAAGCTTACGGCGTCGCCGGTCACCGGCACCTACCGGAAATCGAGCAGGGTCTGGGTGATGTGGCAGGTTCAGCGGTACAGCTGACGTTTGTCCCCCACTTACTGCCAATGATCCGCGGTATTCACTCAACTCTGTTTGCCACGTTGCACGAGCCGGGCACTGACCTGCAGGCGCTTTACGAAGAATGGTATGCGGATGAGCCCTTCGTCGACGTGCTGCCCCAGGGGATGTTCCCCCAAACGCGTACGGTCAAAGGTGCAAACCGTTGTCAGATCGGCCTTCAGGTGCCTCAGGACCGCGACACCGTGGTCGTGATGGCGACCATCGACAATCTCGTCAAAGGTGCGTCAGGTCAGGCGATCCAGAACATGAATATCATGCTCGGCCTGCCTGAGATCATGGGCCTGGAGCAGGTCGGGCTGTTGCCCTGA
- a CDS encoding chloride channel protein, with product MRKLIAEYRRLLADYESVLAYSVLGIVAGLASGLVVIAFEMLISQLALIWGVGNNGDGFEALPRHLQFALPVGGALLLGICYHFLKPEDRETGIVHVLSKMHSNYGALPARNAVVQFFAGSFALASGQSGGREGPGVHLGGAINSLLGQRLGLPSNSLRVLIACGAAGGIAAAFNTPLAGVIFAMEVIIAEYTVVGFIPVILAAVSASAVSRTLLTGGVFFAIPELELNSLLEIPYIIFLGFCCGFAVVAFSKISRATARLAHWNVAIRFTLAGLVTGALAMAAPEILGIGYDTLYMALQSELTLLTLLVVAGAKLVATAVSAGAGMPIGIIGPNLLIGACIGGALGLLGMQFMPEHASDPVLYVVIGMGACMAAALNAPLAGLLAVVELTHTTSIGMPAMLAIVTATLTGTGLFRQRSVHQTVLKQLRRVVPDDPLNQLLHRTHVTAIMDNRAVRVPVKLTDEDLEPLLEFNPTWCLVTREGEDLYLVQGPELLAWLHEHPREDDSEEPVDITDAGIRRWTTSSVPVQASLRQALDSINANTAEIACVYERSRTSGKRILHGVVTRETIEKFTLGRL from the coding sequence GTGCGCAAACTGATCGCTGAATACCGACGCCTGCTGGCCGACTATGAGTCGGTGTTGGCGTACTCTGTGCTCGGCATTGTGGCCGGCCTGGCATCGGGCCTGGTGGTGATCGCCTTTGAAATGCTGATCAGCCAACTGGCGCTGATATGGGGTGTAGGCAATAACGGCGATGGCTTCGAGGCACTGCCTCGCCACCTGCAATTCGCACTACCCGTTGGGGGCGCCCTGTTACTGGGTATTTGCTACCACTTCCTGAAACCGGAAGATCGCGAAACCGGCATTGTTCACGTGCTGAGCAAAATGCACTCCAATTACGGCGCTCTCCCGGCGCGAAACGCAGTGGTGCAGTTCTTTGCCGGCAGCTTTGCCCTGGCCAGCGGCCAGTCAGGCGGCCGTGAAGGCCCTGGCGTGCATCTCGGGGGCGCCATTAACAGCCTGCTGGGCCAGCGACTGGGTCTGCCGAGTAACAGTCTGCGGGTACTGATTGCCTGTGGCGCTGCCGGCGGCATCGCGGCCGCTTTTAATACGCCGCTGGCGGGCGTGATTTTCGCGATGGAAGTGATTATCGCCGAGTACACGGTGGTGGGCTTTATCCCGGTGATTCTGGCCGCGGTATCCGCGTCAGCGGTCAGCCGCACACTGCTCACCGGCGGTGTATTTTTCGCCATCCCGGAACTCGAGCTCAACTCTCTGCTGGAGATTCCATACATTATTTTCCTGGGATTCTGCTGCGGCTTCGCCGTAGTGGCTTTCAGCAAAATTTCCCGAGCCACCGCCCGCCTGGCCCATTGGAACGTGGCCATCCGCTTTACCCTGGCCGGGCTGGTGACCGGCGCGCTGGCCATGGCGGCACCGGAGATTCTGGGTATTGGCTACGATACCCTATACATGGCCCTGCAAAGCGAGCTCACCCTGCTCACACTGCTGGTGGTGGCGGGTGCCAAACTGGTGGCAACTGCCGTCAGTGCCGGCGCAGGCATGCCCATCGGTATTATCGGCCCGAACCTGTTAATCGGCGCCTGCATCGGCGGCGCGCTCGGCCTGCTGGGCATGCAGTTCATGCCCGAACACGCCTCCGACCCGGTGCTGTATGTAGTTATCGGTATGGGTGCCTGCATGGCCGCCGCACTCAATGCCCCCTTGGCCGGCCTGTTAGCGGTGGTTGAGCTTACCCACACCACCAGCATTGGCATGCCAGCCATGCTGGCGATCGTAACGGCCACATTGACCGGCACCGGGCTGTTCCGCCAGCGCTCAGTTCACCAGACGGTGCTCAAGCAGCTGCGCCGCGTGGTCCCCGACGACCCCCTCAATCAATTGCTACACCGCACGCACGTCACAGCCATCATGGACAATCGCGCAGTGCGCGTGCCAGTGAAGCTCACTGACGAGGATTTGGAACCACTGCTGGAGTTCAACCCCACCTGGTGTCTGGTCACGCGTGAAGGGGAAGATCTCTACCTGGTGCAGGGGCCGGAACTACTGGCTTGGTTGCACGAACATCCGCGGGAGGACGACAGCGAGGAGCCGGTGGATATTACCGATGCGGGCATTCGGCGCTGGACCACCTCTTCCGTGCCAGTACAGGCCAGCCTGCGCCAGGCCCTGGACAGCATTAACGCCAATACCGCGGAGATCGCCTGCGTGTATGAACGCAGCCGCACCTCGGGCAAACGTATACTGCACGGCGTCGTCACGCGCGAGACCATCGAAAAATTCACCCTGGGCAGGTTGTAA
- a CDS encoding CopD family protein has translation MLWIKAFHLIFVVCWFAGLFYLPRIFVNYAAAESDETREVLAGMARRLYRFVTPFMVLVILLGLGLLATNPGYYLQTVWMWAKLSCMLALVLYHLQCGRYVKAITEHTDDRSHVFYRWFNEVPVIFLFAMILLAVLKPF, from the coding sequence GTGCTGTGGATTAAAGCCTTCCATCTCATTTTTGTGGTGTGCTGGTTTGCCGGCCTGTTCTACCTGCCGCGCATATTCGTCAACTATGCAGCCGCCGAGAGCGACGAAACCCGGGAGGTACTCGCGGGCATGGCGCGGCGCCTGTACCGGTTTGTCACGCCATTTATGGTGCTGGTGATTCTGCTCGGGCTTGGCCTGCTGGCCACCAACCCCGGCTACTACCTGCAAACCGTTTGGATGTGGGCAAAACTGAGCTGCATGCTGGCACTGGTGCTCTACCACCTGCAGTGCGGCCGCTACGTCAAGGCGATTACCGAGCACACCGACGACCGTAGCCACGTGTTTTACCGCTGGTTTAACGAAGTGCCGGTGATTTTTCTGTTTGCCATGATTCTACTGGCGGTACTGAAACCTTTTTAG
- the hemL gene encoding glutamate-1-semialdehyde 2,1-aminomutase, translated as MSSSTDLFDRACQHIPGGVNSPVRAFKAVGGTPVFIDRSDGARVYDCEGKAYIDYVLSWGPMIMGHNHPAVREAVIKQSEKGLSFGAPTELEIQLADRICEIMPGMDLVRMVNSGTEATMSAIRLARGYTGRDTIVKFEGCYHGHSDSLLVKAGSGALTMGVPSSPGVPAALADHTMTLTYNDPEGVRAAFAEHGDSIACVIVEPVAGNMNCIPPEPGFLETLRECCDVSGAVLILDEVMTGFRFGLQGAQGFFGVEADLTTLGKVVGGGMPVGAFGGKREIMEQIAPLGPVYQAGTLSGNPIAMAAGLATLDIISADGFYEPLFANTTRLCEGLQEAADRAGVPFTTNHSGTMFGGFFTNASSMTNYAQVMACDTERFNRFFHLMLEAGVYLAPASYEAGFMSSAHTDADIDATVDAARGAFAAL; from the coding sequence ATGAGCAGTTCTACAGATCTCTTCGATCGCGCCTGTCAGCACATTCCCGGCGGTGTTAATTCACCGGTCCGCGCCTTTAAGGCTGTGGGCGGCACGCCGGTATTCATCGACCGCAGCGACGGCGCCCGGGTATACGATTGCGAGGGCAAGGCCTACATCGACTATGTACTCTCCTGGGGCCCCATGATCATGGGTCACAATCACCCCGCGGTACGCGAGGCGGTGATCAAGCAGAGCGAGAAAGGCCTCAGTTTCGGCGCCCCCACCGAACTCGAGATCCAGCTCGCCGACCGCATCTGCGAGATCATGCCGGGCATGGACCTGGTGCGCATGGTCAACTCCGGCACCGAAGCCACCATGAGCGCCATTCGCCTGGCGCGCGGCTATACCGGCCGCGATACCATCGTCAAATTCGAAGGCTGTTACCACGGCCACTCCGATTCACTGCTGGTGAAGGCCGGTTCCGGCGCGCTGACCATGGGCGTACCCAGTTCGCCTGGCGTCCCCGCGGCACTGGCGGATCACACCATGACCCTGACCTACAACGACCCGGAAGGGGTGCGCGCAGCCTTCGCTGAGCACGGCGACAGTATTGCCTGCGTGATTGTTGAACCGGTTGCGGGCAATATGAATTGTATTCCTCCCGAACCCGGGTTCCTCGAGACACTGCGTGAGTGCTGTGACGTCAGCGGCGCGGTGCTTATCCTCGACGAAGTCATGACCGGTTTTCGTTTCGGCCTGCAGGGTGCTCAGGGTTTCTTTGGTGTCGAGGCCGACCTGACAACGCTCGGCAAAGTGGTAGGTGGCGGCATGCCCGTGGGCGCCTTCGGCGGCAAGCGCGAGATTATGGAACAGATCGCCCCGCTCGGCCCGGTCTACCAGGCGGGCACGCTGTCGGGCAATCCCATTGCCATGGCCGCGGGCCTAGCGACCCTGGACATTATTTCTGCCGATGGATTTTACGAACCACTGTTCGCCAACACCACACGCCTGTGTGAAGGGCTACAAGAAGCAGCAGATCGCGCCGGCGTACCCTTCACCACCAATCATAGCGGCACCATGTTCGGCGGGTTTTTCACCAACGCCAGCAGCATGACCAACTATGCTCAGGTCATGGCTTGCGACACCGAACGCTTTAACCGCTTTTTCCACCTGATGCTGGAGGCCGGGGTGTATCTGGCGCCCGCCTCTTACGAGGCCGGCTTTATGTCCAGCGCACATACCGATGCCGACATCGACGCCACCGTCGATGCCGCCCGCGGTGCATTCGCCGCCCTGTAA
- the hemB gene encoding porphobilinogen synthase, producing MSFSSQRGPFPQTRMRRLRANAFARDLVRENQLTPADLIFPVFVLEGSGEREAIPSMPGIERLSADLLVEHAKELHSLGVPALALFPVVGSDKKSLMAEEAYNPEGLVQRTVKTLKDALPELGIITDVALDPFTTHGQDGIIDEAAYVLNDVTTEVLVKQALSHAAAGADVVAPSDMMDGRIGAIRSALEEQAHPNTLIMAYAAKYASSYYGPFRDAVGSAGNIKGGNKFSYQMDPANSDEALHECALDLQEGADMIMVKPGMPYLDIARRVKDELKAPTFAYQVSGEYAMHQAAFEQGWLEREPVMLESLLAFKRAGCNGILTYFALEAARALQ from the coding sequence ATGTCCTTTTCGAGCCAGCGAGGCCCCTTCCCCCAGACCCGCATGCGCCGGTTACGCGCCAATGCCTTTGCCCGCGATCTGGTGCGGGAGAATCAGCTCACCCCCGCGGATCTGATTTTCCCGGTGTTCGTGTTGGAAGGCAGCGGCGAGCGGGAAGCCATCCCGTCCATGCCCGGCATCGAGCGCCTCAGCGCCGACTTGCTGGTGGAGCATGCAAAAGAGCTGCACAGCCTCGGCGTGCCGGCCCTGGCTCTATTCCCGGTGGTAGGGAGTGACAAGAAATCGCTGATGGCCGAGGAGGCCTACAATCCCGAAGGTCTAGTGCAGCGCACGGTCAAGACCCTGAAAGACGCACTACCGGAACTCGGCATTATCACCGACGTGGCACTCGACCCCTTCACCACCCACGGCCAGGACGGCATTATCGACGAGGCAGCCTACGTGCTGAACGATGTGACCACCGAAGTGCTGGTGAAACAGGCCCTCTCCCACGCCGCCGCCGGGGCCGATGTGGTAGCGCCCTCGGATATGATGGATGGCCGCATCGGCGCGATTCGCTCCGCGCTGGAAGAGCAGGCCCATCCCAATACCCTGATCATGGCCTACGCTGCCAAGTACGCCTCCAGCTACTACGGCCCATTCCGCGATGCGGTAGGCTCCGCCGGCAACATCAAAGGCGGCAACAAGTTCAGTTACCAGATGGATCCCGCCAATTCCGACGAGGCCCTGCACGAATGCGCCCTGGATCTCCAGGAAGGCGCGGACATGATTATGGTCAAGCCTGGCATGCCCTATCTGGATATCGCCCGACGCGTAAAGGACGAACTCAAGGCGCCCACCTTTGCCTATCAGGTAAGCGGCGAGTACGCCATGCACCAGGCGGCCTTCGAACAAGGCTGGCTTGAGCGTGAGCCGGTGATGCTCGAGTCACTGCTGGCCTTCAAGCGCGCTGGCTGCAATGGGATTCTGACCTACTTTGCACTGGAAGCGGCGCGAGCCCTGCAGTGA
- a CDS encoding cold-shock protein: MSRSTGKVKWFNESKGFGFLEQESGPDVFAHFSAIQGSGFKTLVEGQEVEFTVTQGQKGPQAENITVIS; the protein is encoded by the coding sequence ATGTCCAGATCAACTGGTAAAGTAAAGTGGTTTAACGAGAGCAAGGGCTTTGGCTTCCTGGAGCAGGAGTCAGGTCCAGATGTATTTGCGCACTTCAGTGCCATTCAGGGCTCCGGCTTCAAGACCCTCGTCGAAGGCCAGGAAGTTGAGTTCACTGTTACCCAGGGTCAGAAAGGCCCCCAGGCAGAGAACATCACTGTCATTTCCTGA